A stretch of Malus sylvestris chromosome 11, drMalSylv7.2, whole genome shotgun sequence DNA encodes these proteins:
- the LOC126589485 gene encoding uncharacterized protein LOC126589485 — MEVVDGRNPNAKRKREGVFPNGDIDLALLEAVEKSQNAVEALDIRTLKKLVLSFERRLKDNIGARLKYPDQPDRFADSEVELHDELQKLKVLAGAPELYPELVSLNTVPSILNLLGHDNTDIAIDVVQLLQDLTDEDVFDENDEPARVLVDALVDNNVLELLVQNLHRLNDSDPDESAAVHSTLATIENLMEVKPAVAEMVCERTKLLKWLMGKIKVREFDGNKQYASEILAIMLQTSVANQKRLGQMNGVDVLLQAVAMYKSKDPKSSEEAEMLENLFDCLCCLLMPLENKERFVKAEGVELMIIIMKQKKSAYGSAIRALDFAMTKYPPACERFVDVLGLKTAFAAFMGKIPINKKNKKERYNEELEERVVSLIASLFGGILRGSRRERLLSKFVENECEKIDRLMELYMRYSDRVKAETERMDRLELDDLEMDEEEKYNRKLESGLYTLQLIAVILGHLWCSEHPQMRARIELLLKQQKLTKKDIKDILQEYQENIGDVDGPEEMERSQARIQRFISAF; from the exons ATGGAAGTTGTCGACGGTCGGAACCCCAATGCCAAACGCAAGCGAGAGGGCGTCTTCCCGAACGGCGACATCGACCTGGCCCTGCTGGAGGCAGTAGAGAAATCCCAAAACGCCGTAGAAGCCCTAGACATCCGAACCCTAAAGAAGCTGGTGCTTTCCTTCGAGCGGCGTCTCAAGGACAACATCGGAGCCAGACTCAAGTACCCGGACCAACCCGACCGCTTCGCCGACTCCGAGGTCGAACTCCACGACGAACTCCAGAAGCTCAAGGTCCTCGCCGGAGCTCCGGAGCTCTACCCGGAACTCGTCTCCCTCAACACCGTCCCTTCTATCCTCAACCTCCTTGGCCACGACAACACCGACATTGCAATCGACGTCGTCCAATTGCTTCAGGACTTAACCGACGAGGACGTTTTTGACGAGAACGACGAGCCCGCTAGGGTTCTCGTCGATGCCCTCGTCGACAACAATGTTCTCGAATTGTTGGTTCAGAATCTGCACCGGTTGAACGACTCGGACCCCGATGAGAGCGCTGCCGTGCACAGCACTCTCGCCACCATCGAGAATTTGATGGAGGTGAAGCCGGCGGTGGCGGAGATGGTGTGCGAGAGAACAAAGCTGCTCAAATGGTTGATGGGGAAGATTAAGGTGAGAGAGTTTGACGGGAACAAGCAGTATGCATCGGAGATATTGGCTATAATGTTGCAGACCAGTGTTGCCAATCAGAAGAGGTTGGGGCAGATGAACGGTGTGGATGTACTGCTTCAGGCAGTGGCTATGTACAAGTCGAAGGACCCCAAAAGCTCCGAGGAGGCCGAGATGTTGGAgaatttgtttgattgtttgtgCTGTTTGTTGATGCCCTTGGAAAACAAGGAGAGGTTTGTCAAGGCTGAAGGTGTGGAGTTGATGATTATTATCATGAAGCAAAAGAAGTCTGCTTATGGCTCGGCCATAAGGGCGCTCGATTTCGCCATGACCAAGTACCCACCGGCCTGTGAACGTTTCGTTGATGTTTTGGGGTTAAAGACAGCCTTTGCGGCTTTTATGGGTAAG ATTCCAATTaataagaagaacaagaaggagCGTTACAACGAGGAGCTGGAGGAGCGCGTTGTGTCTCTAATTGCATCATTATTTG GTGGAATTTTGAGGGGCTCTAGAAGGGAGAGATTGTTAAGCAAGTTTGTTGAAAATGAGTGTGAAAAGATAGACCGGCTTATGGAACTTTATATGAG ATATTCAGATAGAGTTAAAGCAGAAACTGAACGAATGGATCGGCTTGAACTCGATGATTTAGAG ATGGATGAAGAGGAAAAATACAACCGGAAGTTGGAATCTGGACTTTATACTCTTCAG TTGATTGCTGTTATTCTGGGTCATCTTTGGTGCTCTGA GCACCCTCAAATGAGAGCAAGAATTGAACTACTACTCAAGCAGCAAAAACTGACGAAGAAGGATATTAAGGATATACTTCAG GAGTATCAGGAAAACATTGGTGATGTTGATGGACCTGAAGAAATGGAGCGATCGCAGGCAAGGATTCAAAGGTTCATCTCAGCATTCTGA
- the LOC126589490 gene encoding lamin-like protein yields the protein MKEDKGLKSGGWWLMVVMIILKVAECRQPVLHRIGGGRNTWAPRINFTQWSSQERFYVGDWLYFGFDKRIYNVLEVNSTSYENCVDKDFIYNITRGGRDVFNLTEAKTYFFLGGRGYCFEGMKVAIHVQEIPPEQLPPNSANDSQSYVHNHITLLAMLAVAASAWTFPY from the exons ATGAAGGAGGATAAGGGCTTGAAAAGTGGAGGTTGGTGGTTGATGGTTGTGATGATAATACTAAAGGTTGCCGAATGCAGGCAGCCTGTACTCCATAGGATAGGAGGGGGACGTAACACCTGGGCTCCCCGTATTAACTTCACGCAATGGTCCAGTCAAGAACGCTTCTACGTCGGTGATTGGCTCT ATTTTGGGTTTGACAAGCGTATCTACAATGTTCTGGAGGTGAACAGCACAAGCTATGAGAATTGCGTCGACAAAGATTTCATATATAACATTACGAGAGGCGGCCGGGATGTGTTCAATTTGACAGAGGCAAAGACATATTTCTTCCTCGGCGGTCGAGGTTACTGTTTTGAGGGTATGAAAGTTGCAATCCATGTTCAAGAAATCCCACCTGAACAACTTCCTCCCAACTCTGCAAATGATTCCCAATCATACGTCCACAACCACATTACCCTACTTGCAATGCTTGCCGTTGCGGCTTCGGCATGGACATTTCCCTACTAG
- the LOC126589480 gene encoding protein argonaute 4-like, with protein sequence MDSFEPDGNGVNGANGVNGENGVNGTNGMNGANGAEDALPPPPPVIPPDVVPLRAEADKIPEPVKKKPARAPIARRGQGTKGTKIPLVTNHFKVNVTNIEGYFFHYSVSVAYEDGRPLDGKGAGRRIIERVHETYQSELGGKDFAYDGEKSLFTVGSLPRNKLEFAVVLEDVPSSRNNGTSEPDGPGSPNESDRKRLRRPNRSKTFNVEISYAAKIPMKAIGDALRGQESENSQEALRVLDIILRQHASKQGCLLVRQSFFHNDPKNFADVGGGVLGCRGFHSSFRTTQGGLSLNIDVSTTMIIQPGPVVDFLIANQNVRDPFQLDWTKAKRTLKNLRVKTSPSNLEYKISGLSEKPCREQTFTLRNKQAKEGEDAEIEVTVYDYFVNHRNIQLRYSADLPCLNVGKPKRPTYIPLELCSLVSLQRYTKALSTLQRASLVEKSRQKPQERMSVLSNALKINNYDAEPMLRSCGVSIGGNFTQVEGRVLPAPKLKVGNGDDFFPRNGRWNFNNKTLVKPTKIEKWAVVNFSARCDLKALVRDLIKCGDMKGIKIEAPFDVFEENPQSRRAPPLVRVERMFEDIQSKLPGQPQFLLCLLPERKNSALYGPWKRKNLAEYGIVTQCIAPTRVNDQYLTNVLLKINAKLGGLNSLLAVEYSPSIPVVSKAPTIILGMDVSHGSPGQSDVPSIAAVVSSRQWPLISRYRASVRTQSPKVEMIDSLYKRVSDTEDDGIMRELLLDFYTSSGKQKPDQIIIFRDGVSESQFNQVLNIELDQIIEACKFLDESWSPKFVVIIAQKNHHTKFFQPQSPDNVPPGTIIDNRICHPRNNDFYLCAQAGMIGTTRPTHYHVLLDDVGFSADDLQELVHSLSYVYQRSTTAISVVAPICYAHLAATQMSQFMKFEDASETSSSHGGLTSAGAVPVPQLPRLKENVSNSMFFC encoded by the exons ATGGATTCATTTGAGCCAGATGGAAATGGAGTAAATGGAGCAAATGGTGTGAATGGAGAAAATGGTGTGAATGGAACAAATGGGATGAATGGAGCAAATGGGGCAGAAGATGCGTTGCCACCCCCACCCCCAGTTATTCCACCAGATGTTGTTCCTTTGCGTGCGGAAGCAGATAAAATTCCTGAACCTGTTAAGAAGAAACCTGCTCGGGCCCCTATTGCTAGGCGTGGCCAAGGAACCAAGGGAACAAAAATACCTTTGGTCACAAATCACTTCAAAGTGAACGTTACTAATATTGAGGGTTACTTCTTCCATTATAGT GTTTCTGTTGCTTATGAAGATGGCCGTCCCCTTGATGGAAAGGGTGCTGGAAGAAGAATAATTGAAAGGGTGCATGAGACCTATCAGTCTGAGTTAGGTGGAAAGGACTTTGCCTATGATGGAGAGAAGAGCCTGTTTACTGTGGGTTCCCTACCACGCAACAAACTTGAATTTGCCGTAGTTTTGGAGGATGTGCCATCAAGCAG GAACAATGGAACCAGTGAACCTGATGGTCCTGGGAGTCCAAATGAGAGTGACCGAAAGAGATTACGGCGTCCAAATCGCTCCAAAACATTCAATGTGGAGATTAGCTATGCTGCAAAAATTCCCATGAAAGCAATTGGAGATGCTCTGCGTGGGCAAGAATCGGAGAATTCTCAAGAAGCTTTGAGAGTTCTGGATATCATACTAAGACAACATGCATCGAAGCA AGGATGCCTCCTAGTTCGCCAGTCATTCTTCCATAACGATCCAAAAAATTTTGCGGATGTTGGAGGCGGTGTTCTTGGATGTAGAGGATTCCATTCAAGTTTTAGGACCACCCAGGGTGGCTTGTCTTTGAATATTG ATGTATCGACTACCATGATTATACAGCCAGGGCCAGTGGTGGACTTTCTAATTGCCAACCAAAATGTTAGAGATCCGTTCCAACTTGACTGGACGAAG gctaaaagaacactcaagaatttgagggtcaaaacaagtccatcaaatcttgAGTACAAGATATCTGGATTGAGCGAGAAACCATGCCGAGAACAAAC TTTTacattgagaaacaaacaagcgAAGGAAGGTGAAGATGCAGAAATAGAAGTCACCGtttatgattattttgttaatcatCGTAATATACAACTGCGTTACTCTGCTGATCTACCGTGCCTTAATGTTGGGAAGCCAAAACGTCCTACCTATATCCCCCTTGAG CTTTGTTCTTTGGTGTCCTTACAACGTTACACCAAAGCTCTTTCCACCCTTCAAAGAGCTTCGCTGGTGGAAAAATCAAGGCAAAAGCCACAAGAGAGGATGAGTGTTTTGTCTAAT GCTCTGAAAATCAACAATTATGATGCTGAACCAATGCTACGCTCATGCGGTGTTTCAATTGGTGGTAACTTTACTCAAGTGGAAGGCCGTGTTCTTCCAGCCCCAAAG CTTAAAGTGGGTAACGGAGATGATTTCTTCCCTCGAAATGGGCGCTGGAATTTCAACAACAAG ACACTTGTGAAGCCAACTAAGATAGAAAAGTGGGCTGTTGTCAACTTCTCCGCACGCTGTGATCTAAAAGCCCTTGTCCGCGATCTAATCAAATGTGGTGATATGAAAGGAATT AAAATCGAGGCTCCATTTGATGTGTTTGAAGAGAATCCCCAGTCTAGGCGTGCCCCACCTTTGGTTAGAGTTGAGAGGATGTTTGAGGATATACAGTCCAAACTTCCTGGACAACCACAATTTCTTCTCTGTTTGCTGCCGGAGAGGAAAAATTCTGCTTTATATG GTCCATGGAAGCGGAAGAATCTTGCTGAGTATGGTATTGTGACACAGTGCATTGCTCCCACGAGGGTCAATGATCAATACCTTACAAATGTCCTGTTAAAAATCAATGCAAAG CTTGGTGGTTTAAATTCATTGTTGGCAGTTGAATATTCTCCTTCTATCCCTGTGGTTTCCAAGGCTCCCACTATCATCCTTGGGATGGATGTGTCCCATGGTTCACCTGGGCAGTCTGATGTACCTTCAATTGCCGCG GTGGTCAGCTCCAGGCAGTGGCCCCTGATATCTCGCTACAGGGCATCTGTTCGAACACAATCCCCCAAGGTGGAGATGATAGACTCGCTGTACAAGCGAGTATCTGACACAGAGGATGATGGCATTATGAG AGAGCTGCTTCTGGACTTCTATACAAGTTCAGGCAAACAGAAACCGGACCAGATTATCATATTCAG GGATGGGGTTAGCGAGTCTCAATTCAACCAAGTTTTGAACATTGAACTGGATCAAATCATAGAG GCATGCAAGTTCCTGGATGAGTCTTGGTCCCCTAAATTTGTGGTGATTATAGCTCAGAAAAACCACCACACAAAGTTCTTTCAGCCTCAGTCCCCCGATAACGTTCCTCCTG GAACAATTATAGATAACAGAATTTGTCACCCAAGGAACAATGACTTCTATCTCTGTGCCCAAGCGGGAATGATT GGGACCACGAGGCCTACTCACTATCATGTTCTGTTAGACGACGTTGGTTTTTCAGCCGATGATCTGCAGGAACTAGTGCATTCTCTTTCATACGT GTACCAGAGAAGTACCACCGCCATTTCCGTTG TTGCCCCCATTTGCTATGCACATTTAGCTGCCACTCAGATGTCACAGTTCATGAAATTTGAAGACGCGTCTgagacatcttcaagccatgGCGGGCTGACCTCCGCCGGAGCTGTTCCTGTCCCTCAGCTGCCCAGGTTGAAGGAGAATGTGTCCAATTCCATGTTTTTCTGCTGA